In 'Nostoc azollae' 0708, the following are encoded in one genomic region:
- a CDS encoding helix-turn-helix domain-containing protein, with protein sequence MARPFNLEVQESAEYLSKSLKNARTALDKERLQMLWWIKTEQVTQHQEVSRRLGRDGSTITGWLQRYGKGGLSSL encoded by the coding sequence ATGGCACGCCCTTTCAATCTAGAAGTTCAAGAAAGTGCTGAGTATTTGTCAAAAAGCCTGAAAAATGCGCGGACAGCATTAGACAAAGAACGTTTACAAATGCTGTGGTGGATAAAAACAGAACAAGTAACCCAGCATCAAGAAGTGAGCCGAAGATTGGGCAGAGATGGGTCAACAATAACAGGATGGTTACAAAGGTATGGAAAAGGAGGACTATCTTCTCTTTGA
- a CDS encoding winged helix-turn-helix domain-containing protein, with protein MLSQLISKLESPQRFSSYRQIVEWLEQEWHVQVKYKTVYSLVPYKLGAKLKVPRPISSSQDEQAINLFKKTSPLPW; from the coding sequence ATGCTATCACAACTAATATCAAAGTTAGAATCCCCCCAAAGGTTTAGCAGTTATAGGCAAATTGTGGAATGGCTAGAGCAAGAATGGCACGTCCAAGTCAAATACAAGACAGTTTACAGTTTAGTGCCCTACAAACTAGGGGCAAAATTGAAAGTACCTCGACCCATCAGCTCATCACAAGATGAGCAAGCTATAAACCTTTTTAAGAAAACATCCCCCTTGCCTTGGTAG
- a CDS encoding transposase, which yields MITARGVKPVVRVQWPRKAFWLYGVVEPTSGWHFCQEYPHLNSENFQKFLDVLSQELGSDMGLMQMDQASAHQALALSCPENIIPIFQPSQSPQLNPIKRLWQFIKRQFKGESFSHLDQLRQGVQHELAQLSSEVISSLTSYDFILEALFHQALFCAAS from the coding sequence GTGATTACGGCTCGTGGTGTTAAACCTGTAGTGAGGGTGCAGTGGCCACGAAAAGCATTTTGGCTTTATGGAGTTGTTGAACCCACCTCTGGATGGCATTTTTGTCAGGAATATCCTCATCTAAACAGTGAGAATTTTCAGAAATTCTTGGATGTCCTATCTCAAGAATTAGGTTCTGATATGGGATTAATGCAGATGGATCAAGCTTCTGCACACCAAGCTTTGGCACTGTCTTGCCCTGAAAATATTATTCCCATTTTTCAACCATCTCAGTCTCCTCAACTTAACCCCATCAAGCGATTATGGCAGTTTATTAAACGTCAGTTCAAAGGTGAAAGTTTCTCACATCTCGACCAATTGCGTCAAGGAGTTCAACATGAATTAGCTCAATTATCTTCTGAGGTCATCTCCTCTTTGACCAGTTATGATTTCATCCTTGAAGCTCTGTTTCATCAAGCTTTATTCTGTGCAGCCTCATAG